From the Saccharomonospora marina XMU15 genome, the window GCGAGTCGGCCTCGTCGGTCGTGGCGACGTTGGCCGCGAGCTTTCCGTAGTCGATGGTTTCTTCACGTTCGCTGTGGCTGAACACCACAGGCTGCACAGCTGCTGGTGTTGACATGGAACTCCTCAATGGGTGTACCCGCGGCTACTTCGCGACGCGGGCCGCGGCGCGCAGCGGCGCGCCGATGGAATGCAGGTGACGCAGCACTTCGGCGTATGAGGCGAAAGCACCGGTCTGGCTGTAGGGGAGGCCGATCCGGCTGCAGTACTGCTCGACCAGCGGCTGCGCGTGTCGCAGGTTGGCCCTTGGCATGCTGGGGAAGAGGTGGTGCTCGATCTGGTAGTTCAGCCCGCCGAGGGCGAAGTCGACGACGCGGCCGCCTCGCACGTTGCGTGAGGTGAGAACCTGCTTGCGCGGGTGGTCGAGCTTCTCACCCGCGGTGAGCATCGGCATGCCCTTGTGGTTTGGGGCGAACGACATTCCGAGGTAGATGCCCCACAGTCCCTGGTGGATCGCGATGAAGGCGATGGCCTGAAGGGGTGAGAGGACAACGAAGACGGCGGTGAGGTAACCGACGATGTGCGCGGTGAGCAGCGTCGCTTCCAGCCGGGTCGCCTTGACCTCGCGGCGCAGTACGGCCTGGATGCTGGAAAGGTGCAGGCTCAACCCCTCGAGCAGCAGCAGCGGGAAGAACAGGAACGCCTGGTACTTCGCTGTCCATCGCTGGAAGCCGCGCTTCTCGGCGGCCTGACCGTGGCTGAACGCCAGCAGCGGGATGTCGAGATCGGGGTCGTCGTCCTCGTGATTGGGGTTGGCGTGGTGCCGGTTGTGCTTGCCGACCCACCACGCGAAGCTGAGTCCCACGAGGCCACCGTGCACATACCCGACTACGCGGTTGGCGCGGCTGCCGCGGAAGATCTGCTTGTGACCCGCGTCGTGGCCGATGAAGGCCAGCTGAGCGAACACGATCGCGAGGAAAGCCGCGATCAGTAGTTGCCACCAGGACGAACCGAGCAGCGCGAAACCCACCCAGCCGAGGCCGAGCAGCACCGCGTTGACGGTGAATTTCAAGGCGTAGTTGCCAGGCCTGCGGTTGAGCAGTCCGCGCTGCTTGACGCTGCGGGTCAACTCGGCGAAGTCGCTGCCTGGTCTGGACGGGGCGGTGGAGGTGGAGGTGCCGCTCGAGGTCATGGACCACCGTGGGCTTTCTGTGAGTATCGAATGGTTCCGCCTGCCCCGGCGGTGTCCTGCCCGTCACCCGGCAGCGGGTGACGGGCAGGTCGGGATTCGCTCAGAGCGTGCGAACGCCGGTGGCCTGCGGGCCCTTGGCGCCCTGGCCGACGTTGAACTCCACCCGCTGCCCGTCCTCGAGGCTGCGGAAGCCGCGTGCGTCGATTTCCGAGTAGTGCACGAAGACGTCGGCGCTGCCGTCGTCGGGGGCGATGAAGCCGAAGCCCTTCTCGCCGTTGAACCACTTCACAGTTCCCTGTGTCATCTTGTCCCCTTCCAGGAGCCGGTTCGGCGTCCGCACTTCGCGGACGCGGGTAGCCGCAGGTCGAGACGGCCACCACTTCGGCGATTCGAAGACAAGCGACACGTCCGCACCGAGATTCCGCGGACGTGAGAACACGAACACGCAAAAACTTGCGACTGCATGGGTAACGTCACCGGCGTACCGGGTTGTTCCCCGTATGCACACACTACCCCACGCCCGGTGCTCGTGGTGCCGCCCGGGTCTACTCGTCGTGCTCCGACCATGCCGAGACGTCGTCGATCGCGGTGAGTCCGTTGGTGTGGCCGTTGGACATGGCGGCCTGCTGGTCGGCGTGCTCGTCGAGCAGATCTCCGGCCTCGATGAGGGCCGCGGCTACCTCGCGTTGCGAGGTGACGGGCAGGCTGCCCCGGCGCAACCCCTCGACGACCCCGGGAAGATCGTCACGAAGAGCGACGAGCGCGGTCAACACCTCGTGCACTCCCTGCTCCATGCGGTAACCCTCCTCAGTCCCCCCTGTTGAGCTACCTAGACAGACAATTGGAGCAACGGGATATGACGTCCGGGTCGGGTGGACTGCGCCGACAGCTACCTGAGGTAACAATCACGTACACCGATATTCGTATGCCGAACGTGTGCTTACACTGACCGCCAAATCCGACCCCGGTGCGCGAGGTGACTGTGCGTGTAACCCGATTACTCGTACCGATACTCGCTCTGTTGCTCGTGGTGCTGGCTCCGGCCGCGGCATGGGCGCAGGGCGAAGAGGTACCAGCAGGCCCGACCTTCCTCGACAGGGCACTGCAGTCGCTGCTCGACGGCATCCAGTTCGGCGCCATCATCGCGATCACGGCGGTGGGCCTCTCGCTCGTCTTCGGCACCACTCACCTGATCAACTTCGCGCACGGCGAGCTGGTCACCATCGGCGCCGTCATCGCGTTCTTCCTGAACGTGACCGCGCAGGGGCCCGGCTGGCACATCATCATCTCGGCGGTGGTCGCCGTCGTGCTCGGTGCCGCGCTCGGCGGGGTGCTGGAACGGGTGATGTGGCGCCCGCTGCGCAACAGAGGCACCGGGCTGATCAACCTGTTCATCATCACGATCGGCCTTTCGCTGCTGTTGCGGCACGTCGTGCTGGTGTTCTTCGGCTCACGGCCGAGCTCCTACCGGGAGTACGACATCCAGCAGGCCATCGACCTCGGCCCGGTGGGCATCACCCCGCGAGATCTGACGATCACGGTGCTTTCGGTGCTCGTGCTGCTCGGGGTGGCGTTCATGCTGCAGAAGACCCGCATCGGGACCGCCATTCGCGCGGTGTCCAGCAACCGGGACCTGGCCGAGGCCTCGGGCATCGACGTCAACCGCGTCGTGCTCGTGGTGTGGATTCTCGGCGGCGGGCTGGCCGCGCTCGGCGGGGTCTTCTTCGGCCTTGTCGAGATCATCACCTGGGACATGGGCTTCCGGCTGCTGCTGTTGATGTTCGCCGGCATCATCCTCGGCGGGCTCGGCTCTGCCTACGGCGCGATGGTCGGCAGTTTCGTGGTCGGCATCGTCGCGCAGATGTCCAGCCTCTGGTTCCCCATCGACCTGCAGAACGCCTGGGCGCTGCTCGCGCTCATCGTCGTTTTGCTGATCCGTCCGCAAGGCATTCTCGGCCAGCGGGAACGAGTGGGCTAGGCGGTAGACATGGACTGGGAAATCATCCTCTCCGACGCGCTTCGGTCGGGCATCGGTCCGATCGCGGCCGTCTATGCGCTCGCCGCGATCGGACTCAACCTCCACTTCGGCTACACGGGCCTGCTGAACTTCGGCCAGGTCGCCTTCATGCTCGTCGGCGCGTACGGGGTGGCCGCCTCGGTATCGACGTTCGGGCTGTCGTTGTGGGTCGGTGTGCTGGTCGGGCTCGCCTGCTCGGTGGTGCTCGCGTTACTGCTCGGACTGCCGACGCTGCGGCTGCGCGCGGAGTATCTCGCGATCGCCACCATCGCCGCGGGCGAGATCCTGCGGCTGTTCTACCGGTCGAGCTGGGCCGAGCCCGTGACCGGTGGCGTGTTCGGGCTGCAGCAGTTCGCGAACGACTTCTACGACGTCAACCCCATCCCCAACGACAGGTACGGGTTCTGGCTGCTGAACTTCAGCGCCCGTGACCTGTGGGCGCTGGGCGTGGCATGGGGGCTGGTCGCGCTCATGACGGTGCTCATCGCACTGCTCGTGCACAGCCCGTGGGGCCGGGTCATCCGGTCGATCCGCGAGGACGAGGAGGCGGTGCGCAGCCTCGGCAAGAGCGTCTACGCCTACAAGCTGCAGAGCCTGGTGCTCGGCGGGGCGATCGGCTCGCTGGCGGGCATGATGCTGGCGATCAACAACCAGTCGGTGAACCCGGACAGCTACGACCCTGTTGTCACGTTCTTCCTCTACACGCTGCTGGTGCTCGGCGGCGCAGGGCGCGTGCTGGGGCCGGTGATCGGCTCGATCCTGTTCTGGGCGATCCTCACGTTCTTCGACAGCCTGCTTCGGCAGGCGATCGACGCGGGTGTCATCTCGCCGACGATCATCGCGGCCCCTGAGGTCGGAGCGGTGCGCTTCGCCCTGGTCGGGCTCGGCCTGATGCTGCTCATGATCTTCCGGCCGCAAGGCATTCTCGGCAGTCGCAAGGAGATGCTGCTCGATGTCCGCTGACCTCGCGAACGTCGCCCCGGAAGCCGGGGTGGCCAAGCCCGACGCACTGCTGGTCGCCGACGGTGTCACTCGCCGCTTCGGCGGGCTCACCGCCGTGCGGGTGGACCACCTGGAGATCCAGCGGGGTGCCATCACCGCGCTGATCGGCCCGAACGGCGCGGGCAAGAGCACCCTGTTCAACGTGCTCAGCGGCTTCGACCGGGCGGACGCGGGCAGCTGGTCGTTCGACGGGCACGACATCAGCAAACGCCCCGCACATCGCGTCGCCCGCCGGGGCATGGTGCGTACGTTCCAGCTCACGAAGACCCTGTCGCGGCTGTCGGTGATGGAGAACATGAAACTCGCCGCGCGGCACCAGCGCGGTGAGCGGTTGGCGCTCGCGGTGCTACGCCCGTTGTGGCGCTCCCAGGAGCGCGAGATCGAGCGCCGCGCCGACGAACTGCTGGAGCGCTTCCGGCTTTCCCACATGCGCGACGAGTACGCGGGCACGCTCTCAGGCGGGCAACGCAAGCTGCTGGAGATGGCGCGGGCCTTGATGGTGCGACCCACGATGGTCATGCTGGACGAACCGATGGCGGGCGTGAACCCGGCGCTCACCCAGTCACTGCTCGGCCACATCACCGAACTGCGTGACGAAGGCATGACGGTGTGCTTCGTCGAGCACGACATGGATGTGGTGATGGGTATCAGCGACTGGGTGGTGTGTATGGCCGAGGGCGAGGTGGTGGCCGAAGGGCCGCCGCGGGCCATCGGCAAGAACCCGGCCGTGATCGACGCCTACCTCGGCAAGCAGCACGACGAACCCGAATCGAGGCCCGACGATGAGTGATCCGCTACTGACGGCCGAAGACGTCTACGCGGGCTACATCTCCGGCGTGGACGTGCTGCGCGGTTGTGGTCTCGTGCTCAATCCCGGCGAGCTGGTCGGGGTGATCGGACCGAACGGCGCCGGAAAGTCCACGCTGGTCAAAGCCATGTTCGGGCTGTTGCGCATCCGCGAGGGCACGGTTACCTTCCGTGACGAGGACGTGACCAACAAGCCCGCCCACGAACTGGTGTCCAAGGGCATCGGCTACGTGCCGCAGCGGCAGAACGTCTTCCCCACGCTGACCGTGGAGGAGAACCTGCGCATGGGCACCTACCTCAAGCCGAAGGCGTTCGACGAGCGGGCGGGCTTCGTCGAGGAGCTGTTCCCGGTGCTGGCCGAGCGGCGTGCGCAGAAGGCCAGTTCGATGTCCGGCGGCGAGCGGCAGATGCTGGCGATGGGCAGGGCGCTGATGATGGAACCCGAGGTGCTGCTGCTCGACGAGCCGTCAGCCGGGCTGTCCCCGATGTACCAGGACCAGGTGTTCGAGCGCGTCAAGCAGATCAACGCCGCGGGCGTGGCGATCCTGATGGTGGAGCAGAACGCCCGCCGTTGCCTGCAGATCTGCGACCGCGGCTACGTGCTGGACCAGGGCAGCAACGCCTACACGGGCACCGGTACCGAACTGCTGCACGACGAGAAGGTCATCGAGCTGTACCTGGGCACGCTCGCCAGGGCCCGCTGAACCACCGACAACGATCAGCCCCCCGGGTCCTGGACCCGGGGGGCTGATCGTTTGTGCTGCTACCGCTGCTTGCGCAGGGCTGTCAGCCGTTGCCGGTGCTCTTCTCCGTGCGCACGGTCTCCAGCTGGCCCGAATTGTTGTAGCGGTACACCTCGATCGTCGCCTCACCGGGCTCGCCCTGCTCGATGAAGTCGAGCGGCCCGCTCACGCCGTCGTAGTCGATGTCGGTGCCCTGGTCGAGCAGGCCCTTGCACTGCTCGAACGACGTGCACTTCTCGCCGCCCTTGGTCACGCCGTTGATCTCCGGCGCGAACGTGGCAGGGTCGGTCGACTGGGCCGCCTCTGCGGCAAGTGCGATGATCGTCACGCAGTCGTACACCTGCGGTGCGAACTGCAGTTCGGCGAGGTTGGGTGCGAACTCCTTGAGCCTGTTGACGTACTCCTGGTTCTCCGCCGACGCGGGCGCGGTGCCCTTCATGCCCGCGATCACACTCGGGTCGTTCGGCGAGACCAGCTTGGCCAGTTCCTCGCTGCGCAACCCGTCGG encodes:
- a CDS encoding fatty acid desaturase family protein, translated to MTSSGTSTSTAPSRPGSDFAELTRSVKQRGLLNRRPGNYALKFTVNAVLLGLGWVGFALLGSSWWQLLIAAFLAIVFAQLAFIGHDAGHKQIFRGSRANRVVGYVHGGLVGLSFAWWVGKHNRHHANPNHEDDDPDLDIPLLAFSHGQAAEKRGFQRWTAKYQAFLFFPLLLLEGLSLHLSSIQAVLRREVKATRLEATLLTAHIVGYLTAVFVVLSPLQAIAFIAIHQGLWGIYLGMSFAPNHKGMPMLTAGEKLDHPRKQVLTSRNVRGGRVVDFALGGLNYQIEHHLFPSMPRANLRHAQPLVEQYCSRIGLPYSQTGAFASYAEVLRHLHSIGAPLRAAARVAK
- a CDS encoding cold-shock protein — its product is MTQGTVKWFNGEKGFGFIAPDDGSADVFVHYSEIDARGFRSLEDGQRVEFNVGQGAKGPQATGVRTL
- a CDS encoding branched-chain amino acid ABC transporter permease, with amino-acid sequence MTVRVTRLLVPILALLLVVLAPAAAWAQGEEVPAGPTFLDRALQSLLDGIQFGAIIAITAVGLSLVFGTTHLINFAHGELVTIGAVIAFFLNVTAQGPGWHIIISAVVAVVLGAALGGVLERVMWRPLRNRGTGLINLFIITIGLSLLLRHVVLVFFGSRPSSYREYDIQQAIDLGPVGITPRDLTITVLSVLVLLGVAFMLQKTRIGTAIRAVSSNRDLAEASGIDVNRVVLVVWILGGGLAALGGVFFGLVEIITWDMGFRLLLLMFAGIILGGLGSAYGAMVGSFVVGIVAQMSSLWFPIDLQNAWALLALIVVLLIRPQGILGQRERVG
- a CDS encoding branched-chain amino acid ABC transporter permease, with the translated sequence MDWEIILSDALRSGIGPIAAVYALAAIGLNLHFGYTGLLNFGQVAFMLVGAYGVAASVSTFGLSLWVGVLVGLACSVVLALLLGLPTLRLRAEYLAIATIAAGEILRLFYRSSWAEPVTGGVFGLQQFANDFYDVNPIPNDRYGFWLLNFSARDLWALGVAWGLVALMTVLIALLVHSPWGRVIRSIREDEEAVRSLGKSVYAYKLQSLVLGGAIGSLAGMMLAINNQSVNPDSYDPVVTFFLYTLLVLGGAGRVLGPVIGSILFWAILTFFDSLLRQAIDAGVISPTIIAAPEVGAVRFALVGLGLMLLMIFRPQGILGSRKEMLLDVR
- a CDS encoding ABC transporter ATP-binding protein, whose translation is MSADLANVAPEAGVAKPDALLVADGVTRRFGGLTAVRVDHLEIQRGAITALIGPNGAGKSTLFNVLSGFDRADAGSWSFDGHDISKRPAHRVARRGMVRTFQLTKTLSRLSVMENMKLAARHQRGERLALAVLRPLWRSQEREIERRADELLERFRLSHMRDEYAGTLSGGQRKLLEMARALMVRPTMVMLDEPMAGVNPALTQSLLGHITELRDEGMTVCFVEHDMDVVMGISDWVVCMAEGEVVAEGPPRAIGKNPAVIDAYLGKQHDEPESRPDDE
- a CDS encoding ABC transporter ATP-binding protein, whose amino-acid sequence is MSDPLLTAEDVYAGYISGVDVLRGCGLVLNPGELVGVIGPNGAGKSTLVKAMFGLLRIREGTVTFRDEDVTNKPAHELVSKGIGYVPQRQNVFPTLTVEENLRMGTYLKPKAFDERAGFVEELFPVLAERRAQKASSMSGGERQMLAMGRALMMEPEVLLLDEPSAGLSPMYQDQVFERVKQINAAGVAILMVEQNARRCLQICDRGYVLDQGSNAYTGTGTELLHDEKVIELYLGTLARAR